In Micromonospora purpureochromogenes, a single window of DNA contains:
- a CDS encoding heavy-metal-associated domain-containing protein, with amino-acid sequence MAEGTVTQTYAVTGMTCEHCVRAVTEELSALPGVDEVRVDLAAGTATVTSTAPLSEASVRAAVDEAGYELAVGGA; translated from the coding sequence ATGGCCGAGGGAACCGTCACGCAGACCTATGCCGTCACCGGGATGACCTGCGAGCACTGCGTGCGCGCGGTCACCGAGGAGCTGTCCGCGCTGCCCGGCGTCGACGAGGTGCGGGTCGACCTGGCCGCCGGCACCGCGACGGTGACCAGCACCGCGCCGCTGTCCGAGGCGTCGGTCCGGGCCGCCGTGGACGAGGCGGGGTACGAACTGGCCGTCGGCGGTGCCTGA
- a CDS encoding helix-turn-helix domain-containing protein produces MGSAEVSPQMAFARFVRRAIDDARDERGWTVSDLAAHTGVGRSTVFRWLAGDWQDYPELAKVRGFCAALDLPVAAAFRALGLPDAGPAPRRRADDSPVEADVRVILERLADPTVPAEEKHHIRDLLRYLARRPVRRAG; encoded by the coding sequence ATGGGTTCCGCAGAGGTATCACCGCAGATGGCCTTCGCACGTTTCGTGCGACGTGCCATCGACGACGCCCGCGACGAGCGGGGTTGGACGGTGAGCGACCTGGCGGCGCACACCGGGGTCGGCCGCTCCACCGTCTTCCGTTGGCTCGCCGGCGACTGGCAGGACTATCCCGAGCTGGCCAAGGTGCGCGGGTTCTGCGCGGCCCTCGACCTGCCCGTCGCGGCGGCGTTCCGGGCGCTCGGGCTGCCCGACGCCGGTCCCGCGCCGCGTCGCCGGGCCGACGACTCCCCCGTCGAGGCGGACGTGCGGGTCATCCTGGAGCGGCTGGCCGACCCGACCGTGCCGGCCGAGGAGAAGCACCACATCCGCGACCTGCTTCGCTACCTGGCTCGCCGCCCGGTCCGCCGAGCCGGCTGA
- a CDS encoding DUF3152 domain-containing protein, translating to MPEYLPHDHRRARATHRGRRAPGAGRRWTVLLLAMLAVVVGAGAALSAGRPGAVAETFAAGTPAPRPTATPLTPSPLPVVTPSPSVTSTAPLLLLAGPVPSAGRGSFGYDDRAGPVLGRGGPVQRYRVAVENGSGEDVHAFSDEAQAALAGPGSWVDSGRLRLRRVPAGEAYDFTIYLATPTTAGRMCRAGGVDIRVGGRPYTSCRAPGKVIINLDRWRTSVPHFVRAGVPLSLYRTYVVNHEAGHQLGHHHERCPGPGRPAPVMQQQSLFLDGCTANQWPYLNGRRYTGRPV from the coding sequence ATGCCCGAGTACCTCCCCCACGATCACCGGCGCGCGCGTGCGACCCACCGTGGCCGCCGCGCGCCCGGCGCAGGCCGTCGCTGGACGGTCCTGCTGCTGGCGATGCTCGCGGTGGTGGTCGGTGCGGGCGCGGCGCTCTCCGCCGGCCGTCCCGGGGCCGTGGCCGAGACGTTCGCCGCCGGGACGCCGGCTCCCCGGCCGACCGCCACGCCGCTCACCCCGTCGCCGTTGCCGGTGGTCACCCCGAGCCCGTCCGTGACCAGTACGGCCCCGCTGCTCCTGCTCGCGGGCCCGGTGCCGTCCGCCGGGCGGGGCAGTTTCGGGTACGACGACCGGGCCGGTCCGGTGCTGGGGCGGGGCGGCCCGGTGCAGCGGTACCGGGTGGCGGTGGAGAACGGCTCCGGTGAGGACGTGCACGCCTTCTCCGACGAGGCGCAGGCGGCGCTGGCCGGGCCGGGGAGCTGGGTGGACAGCGGGCGGCTGCGGTTGCGCCGGGTGCCGGCGGGCGAGGCGTACGACTTCACGATCTACCTGGCCACGCCGACCACGGCGGGGCGGATGTGCCGGGCCGGGGGAGTGGACATCCGGGTGGGCGGCCGGCCGTACACGTCGTGCCGGGCGCCGGGGAAGGTGATCATCAACCTGGACCGGTGGCGGACCTCGGTGCCGCACTTCGTGCGGGCCGGTGTGCCGCTGTCGCTCTACCGCACCTACGTGGTCAACCACGAGGCGGGCCACCAGTTGGGGCACCACCACGAGCGCTGCCCGGGGCCGGGCCGGCCGGCGCCGGTGATGCAGCAGCAGTCGCTCTTCCTGGACGGCTGCACCGCCAACCAGTGGCCGTACCTCAACGGGCGGCGGTACACCGGCCGTCCGGTCTGA
- a CDS encoding DUF3107 domain-containing protein — protein MEVKIGVQYAPRELVLESAQSPAEIEQIVTDAFGKDEGTLSLTDEKGRRVIVPVNKVAYVEIAEASPRAVGFTVR, from the coding sequence GTGGAGGTCAAGATCGGCGTGCAGTACGCGCCGCGCGAGCTGGTTCTGGAGAGCGCGCAGTCGCCGGCCGAGATCGAGCAGATCGTGACCGACGCCTTCGGCAAGGACGAGGGGACGCTGTCCCTGACCGACGAGAAGGGCCGGCGGGTCATCGTGCCGGTCAACAAGGTCGCCTACGTCGAGATCGCCGAGGCGTCCCCGCGGGCGGTCGGGTTCACCGTCCGCTGA
- a CDS encoding RecQ family ATP-dependent DNA helicase has protein sequence MSQDRAAVRERAEAVLRRLAGEHARLREDQWRAIEALVVDRRRVLCVQRTGWGKSAVYFVATALLREHGEHGPTVIVSPLLALMRNQVESAARAGIRARTINSANLDEWDEITAEIHAGAVDVLLISPERLNNPDFRDTVLPKLAGTTGLLVVDEAHCVSDWGHDFRPDYRRLRTFLGNLPERTPVLATTATANERVTADVAEQLGDALVLRGTLDRESLRLAVLDLPSPAHRLAWLADHLDRLPGSGIIYTLTVAAAGETAEFLRSRGWSVASYTGQADDADRRAAEQDLLDNKIKALVATSALGMGFDKPDLGFVVHLGAPPSPIAYYQQVGRAGRAVEHAEVLLLPGVEDAAIWRYFASLAFPPEEQVRAVLGALQTDRPLSTQALEPIVDLRRARLELMLKVLDVDGAVRRVRGGWLATGEPWVYDEARLRRVAQARTAEQQAMREYATTAGCRMRYLRECLDDAGAGDCGRCDRCAAPLFTPEVSDAALTAAQTFLGRPGVEIPPKKLWPTGLDAVGVPLKGRISPGEQALPGRAVGRLSDLGWGGRLRGLVGPEAADGPVPDDVAAAVVEVLKAWAHGDEPWPRRPAGVVAIGSRTHPALVGSLAERIAAVGRLRLLGRVVPTGTAGAGGPRGNSAQRVRALHGAFAVPDELADALAGLDGPVLLVDDLVDSGWTMTMVAGLLRRAGAPDVLPLALAVAG, from the coding sequence ATGAGCCAGGATCGGGCGGCGGTACGGGAGCGGGCCGAGGCGGTGCTGCGCCGGCTGGCCGGCGAGCACGCCCGGCTCCGCGAGGACCAGTGGCGGGCGATCGAGGCGCTGGTGGTGGACCGGCGCCGGGTGCTGTGCGTCCAGCGCACCGGCTGGGGCAAGTCGGCGGTCTACTTCGTGGCCACCGCCCTGCTGCGGGAGCACGGCGAGCACGGGCCGACCGTGATCGTCTCGCCGCTGCTGGCGTTGATGCGCAACCAGGTGGAGTCGGCGGCCCGGGCGGGCATCCGGGCCCGCACCATCAACTCCGCCAACCTGGACGAGTGGGACGAGATCACCGCCGAGATCCACGCCGGCGCGGTGGACGTGCTGCTGATCAGCCCGGAACGGCTCAACAATCCGGACTTCCGGGACACCGTGCTGCCGAAGCTGGCCGGCACCACCGGGCTGCTGGTGGTGGACGAGGCGCACTGCGTCTCCGACTGGGGGCACGACTTCCGGCCCGACTACCGCCGGCTGCGTACCTTCCTCGGCAACCTGCCCGAGCGCACCCCGGTGCTCGCCACCACCGCCACGGCGAACGAGCGGGTCACCGCCGACGTCGCCGAGCAGTTGGGCGACGCCCTGGTGCTGCGCGGCACCCTCGACCGCGAGTCGCTGCGGCTGGCCGTGCTGGACCTGCCCAGCCCGGCGCACCGGCTGGCCTGGCTCGCCGACCACCTGGACCGGCTCCCCGGCTCCGGGATCATCTACACCCTGACCGTGGCGGCGGCGGGGGAGACGGCCGAGTTCCTCCGCTCCCGTGGCTGGTCGGTGGCCTCCTACACCGGGCAGGCCGACGACGCCGACCGGCGGGCCGCCGAGCAGGACCTGCTGGACAACAAGATCAAGGCGCTGGTCGCCACCTCCGCGCTGGGCATGGGCTTCGACAAGCCGGACCTCGGGTTCGTGGTGCACCTCGGCGCGCCGCCCTCGCCGATCGCCTACTACCAGCAGGTCGGCCGGGCCGGCCGGGCCGTGGAGCACGCCGAGGTGCTGCTGCTGCCCGGCGTCGAGGACGCGGCCATCTGGCGCTACTTCGCCTCGCTCGCCTTCCCGCCCGAGGAGCAGGTCCGGGCGGTGCTCGGCGCGCTGCAGACCGACCGGCCGCTCTCCACCCAGGCCCTCGAACCGATCGTCGACCTGCGCCGGGCCCGGCTGGAGCTGATGCTCAAGGTGCTCGACGTCGACGGCGCGGTCCGCCGGGTCCGCGGCGGCTGGCTCGCCACCGGCGAGCCCTGGGTCTACGACGAGGCCCGGTTGCGCCGCGTCGCCCAGGCGCGCACCGCCGAGCAGCAGGCCATGCGGGAGTACGCGACCACCGCCGGCTGCCGGATGCGCTACCTGCGCGAGTGCCTGGACGACGCCGGCGCGGGCGACTGCGGGCGGTGCGACCGCTGCGCCGCGCCGCTGTTCACGCCCGAGGTCTCCGACGCCGCGCTGACCGCCGCGCAGACCTTCCTGGGCCGCCCCGGCGTGGAGATCCCGCCGAAGAAGCTCTGGCCGACCGGGCTGGACGCGGTCGGCGTACCCCTCAAGGGGCGGATTTCCCCCGGCGAGCAGGCGCTGCCGGGGCGGGCCGTGGGACGCCTGTCGGACCTGGGCTGGGGTGGGCGACTGCGCGGCCTGGTCGGCCCGGAGGCGGCGGACGGCCCGGTCCCCGACGACGTGGCGGCGGCGGTGGTGGAGGTGCTGAAGGCGTGGGCGCACGGCGACGAGCCGTGGCCGCGCCGCCCGGCCGGCGTGGTCGCCATCGGGTCCCGCACGCACCCCGCGCTGGTCGGCTCGCTGGCCGAGCGGATCGCCGCGGTGGGCCGGCTGCGGCTGCTCGGCCGGGTGGTCCCGACCGGCACGGCCGGGGCCGGCGGGCCGCGCGGCAACAGCGCCCAGCGGGTACGCGCGCTGCACGGCGCGTTCGCCGTGCCGGACGAGCTTGCCGACGCGCTGGCCGGACTGGACGGGCCGGTGCTGCTCGTCGACGACCTGGTCGACTCCGGCTGGACGATGACCATGGTGGCCGGGCTGCTGCGCCGGGCCGGCGCCCCGGACGTGCTCCCCCTCGCCCTCGCCGTCGCCGGCTGA
- a CDS encoding TetR/AcrR family transcriptional regulator, with translation MTAVGNGAQTAGRPTRLPRSARRKQLLAAAQEVFVAQGYHAAAMDDIAERAGVSKPVLYQHFPGKMELYLALLDTHCDAMVAKVHDAMRGTSDNKERVGASVRAYFDFVDHESEAFRLVFESDLRNDPAVRQRVERVEQGAIAAITDTIISDTGVSREHAELLASGLVGAAETAAQFWLAGGRQVPKAEAEALVAALSWRGIASFPLQGESA, from the coding sequence ATGACCGCTGTGGGGAACGGTGCGCAGACCGCCGGCCGGCCCACCAGGCTGCCCCGCTCGGCCCGCCGTAAGCAGCTGCTCGCGGCAGCGCAGGAGGTGTTCGTCGCGCAGGGTTACCACGCTGCCGCGATGGACGACATCGCCGAGCGGGCGGGGGTCTCCAAGCCGGTGCTCTACCAGCACTTTCCCGGCAAAATGGAGCTCTACCTGGCGCTGCTCGACACGCACTGTGACGCCATGGTCGCCAAGGTGCACGACGCGATGCGCGGTACCAGCGACAACAAGGAGCGGGTCGGGGCCTCGGTCCGCGCCTACTTCGACTTCGTCGACCACGAGAGCGAGGCGTTCCGTCTCGTCTTCGAGTCGGACCTGCGCAACGACCCGGCGGTGCGGCAGCGCGTCGAGCGGGTCGAGCAGGGCGCCATCGCGGCGATCACCGACACCATCATCTCGGACACCGGCGTCAGCCGCGAGCACGCCGAGCTGCTCGCCTCCGGTCTGGTCGGGGCGGCCGAGACGGCCGCCCAGTTCTGGCTGGCCGGCGGTCGCCAGGTGCCCAAGGCGGAGGCGGAGGCGCTGGTCGCGGCGCTGTCGTGGCGTGGGATCGCGAGCTTCCCGCTGCAAGGTGAGTCAGCCTGA
- a CDS encoding DUF3152 domain-containing protein, with the protein MTPFSPLAEGGEPESADPAVRPAGDTRPGLVRMRRRRRRAALLGLVALGATVAGVALVRTDDRPSVPASAGLSRAHGFGEQPAPTAYPTDGSGRFAAADGRSPVRGYGGPLRRYRVAVEEGTGQDADLFADTVDEALADRRSWIASGELRVQRVPEAAAADFTVYLATPATSERLCAEGGLSTEGYTSCRLPGQVIINLARWMDAVPDYGAPLAVYRMYVVNHEVGHELGEEHQACPGPGVPAPVMQQQTYGLDGCVANAWPYVDGVRHEGALVPGV; encoded by the coding sequence GTGACCCCGTTCTCCCCACTCGCCGAGGGTGGCGAACCGGAATCCGCCGACCCCGCCGTCCGCCCTGCCGGCGACACCCGACCCGGGCTGGTCCGGATGCGCCGCCGCCGGCGGCGTGCCGCCCTGCTCGGCCTGGTGGCGCTCGGCGCGACCGTGGCCGGCGTCGCTCTGGTCCGGACCGACGACCGGCCGTCCGTGCCCGCGTCCGCCGGGCTCTCGCGGGCGCACGGCTTCGGCGAGCAACCCGCGCCCACCGCGTACCCGACCGACGGCTCCGGTCGTTTCGCCGCCGCCGACGGCCGCTCGCCGGTGCGCGGGTACGGCGGCCCGCTGCGCCGCTACCGGGTGGCGGTCGAGGAGGGCACCGGGCAGGACGCAGACCTCTTCGCCGACACCGTGGACGAGGCGCTCGCCGACCGGCGCAGCTGGATCGCCTCCGGCGAACTGCGGGTGCAGCGGGTGCCCGAGGCCGCCGCCGCCGACTTCACCGTCTACCTCGCCACCCCGGCCACCTCCGAGCGGCTGTGCGCCGAGGGCGGGTTGAGCACCGAGGGGTACACCTCCTGCCGGCTGCCCGGTCAGGTGATCATCAACCTGGCCCGCTGGATGGACGCGGTGCCCGACTACGGTGCCCCGCTGGCCGTCTACCGGATGTACGTGGTCAACCACGAGGTCGGCCACGAGTTGGGCGAGGAGCACCAGGCCTGCCCCGGCCCCGGCGTGCCGGCCCCGGTCATGCAGCAGCAGACGTACGGGCTGGACGGCTGCGTCGCCAACGCCTGGCCGTACGTCGACGGGGTGCGCCATGAGGGCGCACTCGTCCCCGGTGTCTGA
- a CDS encoding ferritin-like fold-containing protein, translated as MSAPTTSEAVVDLLGLVAYGELLAFDRMAADARLAPDLRRRAALSEMAAAEIGNYRRLAYRLAALGVSPDDAMAPYVGPLQAYHDSTEPKDWLEAVTKAYVGDAITDDFLGEIADTLDEPDRQLVLDVLHESRYAEFAAAEMRAAIGADPRVANRLSMWARRLVGEALSQAGRVAAADRGALTALIARDGTDVQATFRRLTAKHTARMAAVGLNN; from the coding sequence GTGTCCGCCCCGACAACATCCGAGGCCGTGGTCGACCTGCTCGGCCTGGTCGCCTACGGCGAGCTGCTCGCCTTCGACCGGATGGCCGCCGACGCCCGACTCGCCCCCGACCTGCGCCGCCGGGCCGCGCTGAGCGAGATGGCCGCCGCCGAGATCGGTAACTACCGGCGCCTCGCCTACCGGCTGGCCGCGCTCGGGGTGTCACCCGACGACGCGATGGCGCCGTATGTCGGGCCGTTGCAGGCGTACCACGACTCGACCGAGCCGAAGGACTGGCTGGAGGCGGTCACCAAGGCGTACGTCGGTGACGCGATCACGGACGACTTCCTGGGCGAAATTGCCGACACGCTGGACGAACCGGACCGGCAGCTCGTGCTGGACGTGCTGCACGAGTCCCGGTACGCCGAGTTCGCCGCGGCCGAGATGCGCGCGGCGATCGGGGCCGACCCGCGGGTGGCCAACCGGCTGTCGATGTGGGCGCGGCGGCTCGTCGGCGAGGCGCTGTCCCAGGCGGGCCGGGTCGCGGCGGCGGACCGGGGCGCGTTGACCGCGCTGATCGCGCGGGACGGCACGGACGTGCAGGCGACGTTCCGCCGGCTCACCGCCAAGCACACCGCCCGGATGGCCGCCGTCGGGCTGAACAACTGA
- a CDS encoding DEAD/DEAH box helicase codes for MSEQILEELGGHELAPTAPVRPEAPTFAALGARPETVVALAAAGITRAFAIQEYAIPIALRGTDMIGQAPTGTGKTLGFGVPLLERVFAPGEGSDGVPQALVVVPTRELGIQVAKDLAAAGRTRGVRVLPIYGGVAYEPQIDALRKGVEILVGTPGRLMDLQKQKHLRLDRVRALVLDEADRMLDLGFLDDVEKILAMLPEDRQTMLFSATMPDPIVTLSRRFLRRPMTIHAGHTAETGPSPQTQQLAYRTHSMNKVEIVARILQAEGRGLTMIFTRTKRAADRVAEDLDFRGFAVAAVHGDLGQGARERALRAFRAGKIDTLVATDVAARGIDVSGVTHVINYDCPEDQDTYTHRIGRTGRAGATGVAVTFVDWDDMPRWRIIDKTLGLEMPEPPETYHTSPHLYTDLGISTEITGTLPTAERTRAGLSAEVEEDLGGRPRRGESGRGSRRGDSRGEGRGEGRGESRGESRGEGRGRGERRGGGHSDAGTSAADAPADAAAEEGTRTPRRRRRRRAGEAVAGESTAAVATDTGSPEPAVAAVEGESSKPRRRRRRRGGSGAGTPAEAIAD; via the coding sequence ATGAGCGAACAGATTCTCGAAGAGCTGGGTGGCCACGAACTGGCCCCCACCGCCCCGGTCCGTCCGGAGGCCCCCACCTTCGCCGCGCTCGGTGCGCGGCCCGAGACCGTCGTGGCCCTGGCCGCGGCGGGCATCACCCGCGCCTTCGCGATCCAGGAGTACGCGATCCCGATCGCGCTGCGCGGCACCGACATGATCGGCCAGGCGCCGACCGGCACCGGCAAGACCCTCGGCTTCGGCGTACCGCTGCTGGAGCGGGTCTTCGCGCCGGGCGAGGGCAGCGACGGCGTGCCCCAGGCACTGGTCGTCGTCCCCACCCGCGAGCTGGGCATCCAGGTCGCCAAGGACCTCGCCGCCGCGGGCCGGACCCGGGGCGTCCGGGTGCTGCCGATCTACGGCGGCGTGGCGTACGAGCCGCAGATCGACGCGCTGCGCAAGGGCGTGGAGATCCTGGTCGGCACGCCCGGCCGGCTGATGGACCTGCAGAAGCAGAAGCACCTGCGGCTCGACCGGGTGCGCGCGCTGGTTCTCGACGAGGCCGACCGGATGCTCGACCTGGGCTTCCTCGACGACGTCGAGAAGATCCTGGCGATGCTGCCGGAGGACCGGCAGACCATGCTCTTCTCGGCCACCATGCCGGACCCGATCGTCACGCTCTCCCGGCGCTTCCTGCGCCGTCCGATGACGATCCACGCCGGGCACACCGCCGAGACCGGCCCGTCGCCGCAGACCCAGCAGCTGGCCTACCGCACCCACTCGATGAACAAGGTCGAGATCGTGGCCCGGATCCTCCAGGCCGAGGGGCGCGGACTGACCATGATCTTCACCCGGACCAAGCGGGCCGCCGACCGGGTGGCCGAGGACCTCGACTTCCGCGGCTTCGCGGTCGCCGCCGTCCACGGCGATCTGGGTCAGGGCGCCCGTGAGCGGGCACTGCGGGCGTTCCGGGCCGGGAAGATCGACACTCTGGTCGCCACCGACGTGGCGGCCCGGGGCATCGACGTCAGTGGCGTCACCCACGTCATCAACTACGACTGCCCCGAGGACCAGGACACCTACACCCACCGGATCGGTCGTACCGGCCGGGCCGGGGCCACGGGCGTCGCGGTGACCTTCGTCGACTGGGACGACATGCCCCGCTGGCGGATCATCGACAAGACGCTCGGCCTGGAGATGCCGGAGCCGCCGGAGACGTACCACACCTCTCCGCACCTCTACACCGACCTCGGCATCTCCACCGAGATCACCGGCACCCTGCCGACCGCCGAGCGGACCCGCGCCGGGCTCTCCGCCGAGGTCGAGGAGGACCTGGGCGGCCGGCCACGGCGCGGCGAGAGCGGCCGGGGCTCCCGGCGCGGCGACAGCCGTGGCGAGGGCCGTGGCGAGGGCCGTGGCGAGAGCCGTGGCGAGAGCCGTGGCGAGGGCCGGGGCCGGGGCGAGCGCCGGGGCGGCGGTCACTCCGACGCCGGCACGTCGGCCGCCGACGCGCCGGCCGACGCCGCCGCCGAGGAAGGCACCCGCACCCCCCGCCGCCGGCGTCGTCGCCGGGCCGGCGAGGCGGTCGCGGGCGAGTCGACCGCGGCGGTCGCCACCGACACCGGCTCCCCGGAGCCGGCCGTGGCCGCCGTCGAGGGCGAGTCGTCGAAGCCGCGCCGTCGCCGGCGCCGCCGTGGCGGCTCCGGTGCCGGTACCCCGGCCGAGGCGATCGCCGACTGA
- a CDS encoding class I SAM-dependent methyltransferase, whose protein sequence is MPEPLDAALTEVRALLLDPALTRAVAAGRRRGQRPSVVRAELRPVALKAGPRLQISTSDGARPYTRNVAPGAEAGAAVDALLAEPFGNWHVETADATLQLRVTKSGEAQVHRAAASRPDAEPGGHDRAKEYLLDPGDPIFAEIGGSAAKRRQVDAFLRALAATLPDELTGPLRVVDLGCGNAYLTFAAHRYLTQRGLDVELVGVDVREDQRRRNTELAERLGWADQVSFVAGTIADAVVEPAPDLVLALHACDTATDEALARAVRWDARWVLAAPCCHHDIAAQLRAHPAPAPYELLTRQGILRERFADVLTDSLRAGLLRLHGYRAEVVEFVDSRHTPRNLLIRARRTGTGPTQGQRAEYRDLVDQWRITPRLETLLTEAGPTA, encoded by the coding sequence ATGCCGGAACCGTTGGACGCCGCCCTGACCGAGGTCCGGGCCCTGCTGCTCGACCCCGCGCTGACCCGCGCGGTCGCCGCCGGTCGCCGCCGTGGGCAGCGCCCCTCGGTGGTCCGCGCCGAGCTGCGCCCGGTCGCGCTCAAGGCCGGCCCCCGATTGCAGATCTCCACCTCCGACGGCGCCCGGCCGTACACCCGCAACGTGGCTCCGGGGGCGGAGGCCGGCGCGGCGGTCGACGCGCTGCTGGCCGAGCCGTTCGGCAACTGGCACGTGGAGACCGCGGACGCCACGCTCCAGCTCCGGGTGACCAAGTCCGGCGAGGCGCAGGTGCACCGGGCGGCGGCGAGCCGCCCGGACGCCGAGCCGGGTGGCCACGACCGCGCCAAGGAGTACCTGCTCGACCCGGGCGACCCGATCTTCGCCGAGATCGGCGGCTCGGCCGCCAAGCGCCGCCAGGTCGACGCGTTCCTGCGCGCGCTCGCCGCCACGCTCCCCGACGAGCTGACCGGCCCGCTGCGGGTGGTGGACCTGGGCTGCGGCAACGCGTACCTGACCTTCGCCGCGCACCGCTACCTGACCCAGCGGGGTCTCGACGTCGAGCTGGTCGGCGTGGACGTCCGCGAGGACCAGCGGCGGCGCAACACCGAGCTGGCCGAGCGGCTCGGCTGGGCCGACCAGGTCTCCTTCGTGGCCGGCACCATCGCCGACGCGGTGGTCGAGCCCGCCCCGGACCTGGTGCTGGCGCTGCACGCCTGCGACACCGCCACCGACGAGGCGCTGGCCCGCGCGGTGCGCTGGGACGCCCGGTGGGTGCTCGCCGCCCCGTGTTGCCACCACGACATCGCCGCGCAGCTACGCGCGCACCCGGCTCCCGCGCCGTACGAGCTGCTGACCCGGCAGGGCATCCTGCGGGAACGCTTCGCCGACGTGCTCACCGACTCGCTGCGCGCCGGCCTGCTCCGGCTGCACGGCTACCGGGCCGAGGTGGTGGAGTTCGTCGATTCCCGGCACACCCCGCGCAACCTGCTGATCCGGGCCCGCCGTACCGGCACCGGGCCGACCCAGGGGCAGCGGGCCGAGTACCGGGACCTGGTCGACCAGTGGCGGATCACGCCGCGCCTGGAGACGCTGCTGACCGAGGCCGGCCCGACAGCCTGA
- a CDS encoding alpha/beta fold hydrolase, with product MKRAALWPEHLLPPHHVPPPWPGREVRLDGTVTYVRDTPATSADAEPALYVHGLGGSSQNWTDLAGLLAHRLDGQAIDLPGFGRSEPGRRYTIPAFAERVVRWIEHSDRGPVHLFGNSLGGAIAVHVAGLRPELVRTLTLVSPALPFLDFRRSLQGRMLPLLAIPRGEWLAAWRLAQLAPEVMAQQVLEACFADLSRISEQRRQEALEEIRVRYEASHYAAAYVRTFRGLVSSFLRSYLPGAGSMWRIAASVQAPTLVVGGLQDKLVDVRVAPQAARAIPDSRLMMLEGVGHVAQVEVPRTVARAVLHLLAETEEAGRRSDMAG from the coding sequence ATGAAGCGAGCCGCCCTCTGGCCCGAGCACCTGCTGCCCCCGCACCATGTTCCGCCGCCCTGGCCGGGCCGGGAGGTACGCCTCGACGGCACGGTCACCTACGTCCGGGACACCCCGGCCACGAGTGCGGACGCGGAGCCGGCGCTCTACGTGCACGGGCTGGGCGGCTCGTCGCAGAACTGGACGGACCTGGCCGGCCTGCTCGCCCACCGGCTCGACGGGCAGGCCATCGACCTGCCCGGGTTCGGGCGCAGCGAGCCGGGGCGGCGCTACACGATCCCGGCCTTCGCCGAGCGGGTGGTCCGCTGGATCGAGCACTCCGACCGGGGGCCGGTGCACCTGTTCGGCAACTCCCTGGGCGGGGCGATCGCGGTGCACGTGGCGGGGCTGCGGCCGGAGTTGGTGCGTACCCTCACGCTGGTCTCCCCGGCGCTGCCGTTCCTGGATTTCCGCCGCTCGTTGCAGGGGCGGATGCTGCCGCTGCTGGCCATCCCGCGCGGGGAGTGGCTGGCGGCCTGGCGGCTGGCCCAGCTCGCCCCCGAGGTGATGGCCCAGCAGGTGCTGGAGGCGTGCTTCGCCGACCTGAGCCGGATCAGCGAGCAGCGCCGGCAGGAGGCGCTGGAGGAGATCCGGGTGCGCTACGAGGCCTCGCACTACGCCGCCGCGTACGTCCGGACGTTCCGCGGCCTGGTCTCCAGCTTCCTGCGCTCGTACCTGCCGGGCGCGGGGTCGATGTGGCGGATCGCCGCGTCCGTGCAGGCCCCGACGCTGGTGGTGGGCGGCCTGCAGGACAAGCTGGTGGACGTGCGGGTGGCGCCGCAGGCGGCCCGGGCGATCCCGGACAGCCGGCTGATGATGCTCGAAGGGGTCGGCCACGTGGCGCAGGTGGAGGTACCGCGCACGGTGGCCCGGGCGGTTCTGCACCTGCTCGCCGAAACGGAGGAGGCCGGGAGGCGCTCCGACATGGCAGGCTGA